One genomic window of Candidatus Kuenenia stuttgartiensis includes the following:
- a CDS encoding HAD family hydrolase — MSFKAIIFDLDGTLIDSLEDLCNAANRVLKKNNFPTHEMEEYRYFVGEGVAALITRALPDEIKNEDIINSCVGEFREEYRKNWNIKTKPYEGIAEMLDLITLRGLKMAVLSNKPDYFTKKCVAAFLPNWKFDRIIGQRDDVPKKPDPAGAKEIAEYLAVSPSEIIYVGDTPIDMETAIAAGMLPVGVLWGFRPEDELKRSGAHRIIQKPEEIIEVIDHSTDGISKTDF; from the coding sequence ATGTCTTTTAAAGCAATTATTTTTGATCTGGACGGCACGCTTATAGACTCTCTGGAAGATTTATGCAATGCCGCGAACCGTGTATTAAAGAAAAATAATTTTCCAACGCACGAAATGGAAGAGTATCGGTATTTTGTTGGGGAGGGAGTTGCTGCGCTTATCACACGCGCATTGCCGGACGAAATAAAAAATGAGGACATAATAAACTCTTGCGTAGGGGAATTTCGTGAAGAATATCGGAAAAACTGGAATATAAAAACAAAACCATACGAAGGGATTGCCGAGATGCTGGACTTGATCACATTGCGCGGCTTAAAAATGGCAGTCCTTTCAAATAAACCTGATTACTTTACAAAAAAATGCGTAGCAGCATTTTTGCCGAACTGGAAATTTGACCGGATAATAGGCCAGCGCGATGATGTTCCTAAAAAGCCCGATCCCGCAGGCGCAAAAGAAATTGCAGAATACCTGGCCGTTTCTCCGTCGGAAATTATTTATGTTGGCGATACGCCCATTGATATGGAAACGGCCATTGCTGCAGGCATGCTTCCTGTAGGTGTTCTGTGGGGGTTCCGTCCTGAAGACGAACTTAAAAGGAGCGGTGCGCATAGAATAATTCAGAAACCAGAAGAAATTATTGAAGTTATCGACCATTCAACGGACGGAATAAGTAAGACTGACTTTTGA
- the hflK gene encoding FtsH protease activity modulator HflK, with translation MPDYGPRRKQPDINFEQISLQPLKKFLPPIIMLIFIIISGYSAFYTVKANEEAVVLRFGKYKETVGPGLHTKIPYGIDKILKGEVKTIYNEEFGFRTRQRGTTSIVDYEFPAAQEEKLMLTADLNCAEVNWVIRYKIKALEEYFFNVRDVRETIRGISQSVMRTLVGDLSIDEVLTIGRIEIEQMAKENIQKGLDEYKCGISIQSVLLKGVDPPLAVKDAFNAVNQAIQNKDKIINEAEGQKNKLLPAAEGKKEQAIREAEGYYVRRINRATGDVKAFLAVYEEYKKAEDVTRRRLFLETMADVLPKCEKLYIIDKDLKGLLPILGLNEEGMKK, from the coding sequence ATGCCTGATTATGGACCGCGCAGAAAACAGCCGGATATAAATTTCGAACAAATATCCTTGCAGCCATTAAAAAAGTTTCTCCCACCCATCATTATGCTGATCTTCATTATCATTAGCGGGTATTCGGCATTTTACACGGTAAAGGCAAATGAAGAAGCGGTAGTTTTACGGTTCGGAAAATATAAAGAAACGGTTGGACCAGGATTGCATACTAAAATTCCTTACGGCATTGATAAAATACTAAAAGGAGAGGTAAAAACAATCTATAACGAGGAATTTGGCTTCAGAACAAGACAACGCGGCACCACGAGTATTGTGGACTATGAATTCCCTGCGGCGCAGGAGGAAAAACTTATGCTTACCGCGGATCTTAATTGTGCGGAAGTGAATTGGGTTATTCGCTACAAAATTAAAGCCTTAGAAGAGTATTTTTTCAATGTAAGGGACGTTCGTGAAACAATCCGTGGCATTTCGCAATCGGTAATGAGGACACTGGTGGGAGACCTCTCCATCGATGAAGTTTTAACCATTGGCAGGATCGAAATAGAGCAAATGGCCAAAGAAAATATACAAAAAGGCCTGGATGAATATAAATGCGGTATCAGCATTCAATCGGTTTTGCTCAAAGGAGTTGATCCTCCTCTTGCCGTCAAGGACGCCTTTAATGCGGTAAACCAGGCAATACAAAACAAAGATAAAATCATTAATGAGGCGGAAGGTCAGAAAAATAAACTACTGCCCGCGGCTGAAGGGAAAAAAGAGCAGGCAATCAGGGAGGCTGAAGGATATTATGTAAGAAGGATAAACAGAGCAACAGGGGACGTAAAGGCATTTCTTGCAGTATATGAAGAATACAAAAAGGCGGAAGATGTAACAAGGCGGAGGCTCTTCCTTGAGACGATGGCGGATGTGTTGCCAAAATGCGAAAAATTGTATATTATCGATAAAGATTTAAAAGGATTATTACCTATCCTTGGCCTCAATGAGGAGGGAATGAAGAAATGA
- the hflC gene encoding protease modulator HflC, translated as MKRNVIIILIAIGIIAIFLKSSLYVVDERLQAVITQFGKPVRTTVVHGLHVKTPFIQDVRYFNKRILNWTGDISDILTRDKENIGVASWARWKIVDPLKFYTSLGIEARGQGLLDEVIESAVKNVVSAYPLKEVLRNSNRKLEYTTKELEVAEETKKVIIKKGRDEITAEILAMARRSLEDRYGIELVDVRIKYINYVAAVIPKIYDRMRSERIRIANKYESEGRREEAEILGTMRKELERIESEGYRTAEETRGQADAEAIKVYAEAYTKAPELYSFLKTLETYKTTISSQTRLILNTDGEYFRYLKGFEKDVGAVEAWSLE; from the coding sequence ATGAAAAGGAACGTTATAATTATACTAATCGCAATAGGCATCATTGCAATATTCCTGAAAAGTTCCCTGTATGTTGTTGATGAACGATTGCAGGCCGTTATCACGCAGTTTGGAAAACCCGTGCGAACGACGGTGGTACATGGACTTCATGTAAAAACCCCATTTATTCAGGACGTCAGATATTTTAATAAACGCATACTAAACTGGACGGGTGATATTAGTGATATTCTCACAAGGGATAAGGAAAACATAGGCGTAGCTTCCTGGGCGCGATGGAAAATTGTCGATCCTCTCAAATTTTATACTTCGCTGGGCATAGAAGCACGCGGACAGGGATTGCTTGATGAGGTTATCGAGTCGGCTGTGAAAAACGTTGTGAGCGCCTATCCGTTAAAAGAGGTTCTCCGAAACTCCAATCGTAAACTGGAATATACGACAAAGGAGCTTGAAGTAGCGGAAGAAACAAAAAAAGTAATCATTAAAAAAGGCCGCGATGAAATTACAGCAGAAATTCTTGCTATGGCACGACGCTCGCTTGAAGACCGGTACGGGATTGAATTGGTGGATGTGAGAATAAAATACATTAACTACGTGGCGGCAGTAATCCCAAAGATTTATGATCGTATGCGCTCGGAACGTATCCGCATCGCAAATAAATATGAATCAGAAGGGAGAAGGGAAGAAGCTGAAATTTTAGGCACGATGAGGAAGGAACTGGAGAGAATCGAATCGGAAGGGTATCGTACGGCAGAAGAAACCAGGGGACAAGCTGATGCAGAGGCCATTAAGGTTTACGCGGAAGCATATACAAAAGCCCCGGAATTATATTCCTTTCTCAAAACACTGGAAACTTATAAAACCACAATAAGCTCACAGACACGGCTTATTCTCAACACGGACGGAGAATATTTCAGGTATCTCAAGGGCTTTGAAAAAGATGTTGGAGCCGTTGAAGCGTGGTCTTTAGAGTAA
- a CDS encoding addiction module protein — translation MKIKDLIEEATSLPVEERAMVIDSLLKSLNPPELEIEKKWVSVAKRRLEELRSGKVKTIQGEEVFEKIWNKFLK, via the coding sequence ATGAAAATAAAAGACCTTATAGAAGAAGCAACTTCTTTGCCTGTTGAAGAGAGGGCGATGGTTATTGATTCTTTGTTAAAAAGTCTAAACCCACCGGAATTGGAAATAGAAAAAAAATGGGTATCAGTGGCTAAACGACGACTTGAGGAACTTCGTTCTGGTAAAGTAAAAACAATACAAGGTGAAGAAGTATTTGAAAAAATATGGAATAAGTTCTTAAAGTGA
- a CDS encoding plasmid stabilization protein has product MKYSFHPEAEIEFIEAIEYYEERESGLGYDFAIEVYSAIERMIAFPKAWPIIEEDIRRSLVRRFPYGILYSAEKEGVCIVAVMHLHREPKYWKHRI; this is encoded by the coding sequence GTGAAATATTCCTTTCATCCCGAAGCAGAGATAGAATTCATTGAAGCGATTGAGTATTATGAAGAAAGGGAATCAGGTTTGGGATACGACTTTGCTATTGAGGTATATTCAGCTATTGAAAGAATGATAGCTTTCCCAAAAGCCTGGCCAATTATAGAGGAAGATATCCGACGGTCGTTAGTCCGAAGATTTCCATATGGAATTTTATATTCCGCAGAGAAAGAAGGGGTTTGCATTGTAGCCGTCATGCATTTACATAGAGAACCAAAATACTGGAAACACAGAATCTAA
- a CDS encoding ElyC/SanA/YdcF family protein, translating to MLTLKKLIAQLLFPVPLCLEILIVGAVLMFFSRKQKRGKYIVLSGILLFAFFCYSSPVSKVFIRRLEYKYPPLLSIQSSDDTRGAIVPEVKWIVVLAGGHTSDPDIPITSRVSGETLVRLAEGIRLHRLVPESRIVLSGGRVFDPVSGAEAMAELAMALGVEEESLILQSESKDTHDEAKFVKPIVGNDHFILVTSANHMARAMGMFRKSGMSPIPAPAGHTILKSQTTAPGDFFPSSHGFDKAEQVFYEYLGILWALLRGQI from the coding sequence ATGCTTACATTAAAAAAACTTATTGCCCAATTGCTGTTTCCAGTTCCATTATGTCTTGAAATATTGATAGTCGGCGCCGTGTTGATGTTCTTTTCCAGAAAGCAGAAACGTGGGAAGTATATCGTTTTGTCTGGCATTCTGCTGTTTGCATTTTTCTGTTACTCCTCTCCTGTTTCCAAAGTCTTTATCAGACGTTTAGAATATAAATACCCTCCTCTTTTATCAATACAATCCTCCGATGATACAAGAGGAGCTATTGTTCCCGAAGTGAAATGGATTGTTGTTTTGGCCGGAGGGCATACTTCCGATCCGGATATACCGATAACCAGCAGGGTTTCCGGGGAAACGCTCGTTCGTCTTGCGGAAGGGATACGGCTGCACAGGTTGGTGCCTGAAAGCAGGATTGTTTTATCTGGGGGAAGGGTTTTTGATCCCGTTTCAGGAGCGGAAGCAATGGCAGAATTGGCAATGGCGCTTGGAGTCGAAGAGGAATCACTGATTTTGCAATCCGAATCAAAAGATACGCATGATGAGGCGAAATTTGTAAAACCCATTGTGGGGAATGACCATTTTATTTTAGTTACATCGGCAAATCACATGGCGCGCGCAATGGGAATGTTCAGAAAATCAGGGATGAGTCCCATACCTGCTCCTGCGGGGCACACTATTCTGAAATCACAAACAACCGCGCCCGGTGATTTTTTCCCAAGTTCACATGGTTTTGATAAGGCAGAACAAGTATTTTACGAGTACCTTGGGATACTTTGGGCTTTGCTGCGGGGGCAGATATAA
- a CDS encoding S8 family peptidase has translation MRQLLKYELLAAVLLNIFAPNLLHAEMRETEAVQQMILAREKQFTRAKHGLTVLYDEYLAYKEKSKFPAKIAKFEPEMPLYRIEGDMVVIDAVAVNDAAILKEHLESLGMKQAVVYGNMVSGLMPIEAVKNMDALENLRFARPSYAITRAGKVDGQGDIAMKSDLARNTYGIDGRGITIGVLSDSFNCLDGAVDDVRNDDLPFEITVLEEESGCSSGSDEGRAMMQIIHDVAPGAGLAFHSAFNGMADFAAGIIKLKTDAGAHVIVDDVQYFAEPMFQDGIIAQAVDIVKDLGAVYFSAAGNSGRDAYESLFRRSGKAPVFFGEPHDFDPGADTDTFQGITIPPGTEVYLVLQWDSPFYSVSPPVSQNDIDVFLTNDPPTTVLAYGIDNNIGGDPVEALYYYNPIGSGNTDFNIVIENIKGPAPRLIKYVLFNFEGTLNEYATKSGTIYGHANAAGGVAVGASAYFETPELGVDPAIPEYYSSAGHTVVFFDENGTFSTPQVRKKPEIVAIDGVNTTFFGTDWEEDGFPNFFGTSAAAPHAAAVVALMLEANPLLSPDDIYSILKDTALDMEESGFDYDSGYGLIQADLAVEEASSR, from the coding sequence ATGAGACAATTATTAAAATATGAGTTGCTTGCTGCAGTACTCTTAAATATTTTTGCTCCAAATCTTCTTCATGCGGAAATGAGGGAAACCGAAGCGGTGCAGCAGATGATTCTTGCAAGGGAAAAGCAATTTACGCGGGCAAAACACGGTTTGACCGTATTATATGATGAATATCTTGCCTACAAAGAAAAATCGAAATTTCCTGCAAAAATCGCAAAATTTGAACCGGAAATGCCCCTCTACCGAATAGAAGGGGATATGGTGGTTATTGATGCTGTTGCCGTAAATGATGCAGCTATTTTAAAAGAACATCTTGAATCACTCGGCATGAAGCAGGCAGTTGTTTATGGTAATATGGTATCGGGATTGATGCCCATCGAAGCGGTTAAAAATATGGATGCACTGGAAAACCTCCGTTTTGCAAGGCCTTCATACGCCATAACCCGCGCGGGAAAGGTGGATGGTCAGGGCGATATTGCGATGAAATCTGATTTGGCGCGCAATACCTATGGAATTGATGGGAGAGGGATTACCATAGGAGTTTTATCGGACAGTTTTAACTGTTTGGATGGCGCAGTAGATGACGTAAGAAATGACGACCTCCCCTTCGAAATTACCGTACTGGAAGAAGAGTCTGGCTGCTCTTCCGGTTCGGATGAAGGACGGGCGATGATGCAGATCATACACGATGTTGCGCCGGGAGCAGGTCTCGCATTTCATTCGGCATTTAATGGCATGGCGGATTTTGCCGCAGGAATTATAAAATTAAAAACGGATGCGGGCGCACATGTCATTGTGGATGATGTGCAATATTTTGCAGAGCCGATGTTTCAGGACGGAATTATTGCCCAGGCGGTTGATATTGTGAAGGATTTGGGCGCAGTCTATTTTTCAGCGGCAGGCAATTCAGGGCGGGACGCCTATGAAAGTCTCTTTCGTCGGAGTGGCAAAGCCCCCGTGTTTTTCGGTGAACCGCATGATTTTGACCCCGGCGCTGACACCGATACATTTCAGGGCATAACCATACCGCCAGGAACAGAGGTTTACCTTGTCCTTCAATGGGATTCTCCTTTCTACTCGGTAAGCCCTCCAGTCTCCCAAAACGACATCGACGTCTTTCTTACCAACGACCCGCCAACAACAGTCCTTGCATACGGTATAGATAATAATATTGGTGGCGACCCGGTGGAGGCCTTGTATTATTACAATCCCATTGGTTCAGGAAACACAGATTTTAATATAGTAATTGAAAATATCAAAGGGCCTGCGCCAAGGCTTATAAAATACGTGCTATTTAATTTTGAAGGAACGTTGAACGAATATGCTACAAAAAGCGGCACAATCTACGGGCATGCGAACGCAGCCGGCGGAGTTGCGGTTGGCGCATCGGCATATTTTGAGACGCCTGAACTTGGCGTTGATCCGGCCATTCCGGAATATTACTCTTCCGCGGGGCACACAGTGGTATTTTTTGATGAAAATGGAACCTTTTCAACTCCACAAGTGCGTAAAAAACCGGAAATTGTAGCCATTGACGGAGTGAATACTACTTTTTTCGGAACGGATTGGGAGGAAGATGGATTCCCAAACTTCTTTGGAACATCAGCGGCGGCGCCTCATGCGGCGGCAGTTGTCGCATTAATGCTGGAAGCAAATCCACTTCTATCGCCGGATGACATTTATTCCATACTTAAAGATACCGCACTTGACATGGAAGAATCAGGATTTGACTATGACAGCGGATATGGTCTCATCCAGGCAGACCTGGCTGTGGAAGAGGCATCGTCACGATAA
- a CDS encoding potassium/proton antiporter — translation MTLTTENLLLIGSILLLLSILASKTTGKLGVPALIIFLAVGMFAGSDGIGGIHFDNPNLAQSLGAIALTFILFSGGLETKWESVKPVLWQGVTLSTLGVLLTAVSLGFFISYISGFTLTEGLLIGAIVSSTDAAAVFSILRSKSIGLKGNLRPLLELESGSNDPMAYFLTIGITSLLVHKGTSFALLIPMFFQQMIIGAIAGYLLGKAMIWMLNKINLDHDGLYPVLTLALIFFTYGITTFFNGNGFLAVYLSAIILGNENFIHKKSIIRFYDGQAWMMQIVMFLALGLLVFPKQMLPFIGTGSVIALFLMFVARPLAVFLCLLFFKMRNRERLLISWVGLRGAVPIVFATYPLIQGVEKSEMIFNIVFFIVLSSVMLQGTTIPIVAKWLYLFKPVKFKTRYPLELELSDNFKNELFEVEIKENSNAIGRQIFQLKFPKTSLIVLINRSDKYITPSGTTTIVQGDKLLIMSDNKKDKDEIEQVILNYTETPSN, via the coding sequence ATGACACTTACGACAGAAAACCTACTTTTAATTGGTTCAATATTATTATTGTTAAGTATTCTTGCCAGCAAGACAACAGGAAAACTTGGCGTTCCTGCGCTTATTATTTTTCTGGCAGTGGGTATGTTTGCAGGTTCGGACGGAATTGGTGGCATCCACTTTGATAACCCCAATCTTGCACAATCACTTGGTGCTATTGCCCTGACTTTTATTTTGTTTTCGGGCGGACTTGAAACAAAATGGGAAAGTGTAAAACCTGTTTTGTGGCAGGGTGTTACTCTATCAACTTTGGGAGTATTGCTCACAGCAGTTTCTTTAGGATTTTTCATTTCCTATATTTCTGGCTTTACACTTACAGAAGGACTTTTAATCGGTGCAATTGTATCGTCAACTGATGCTGCTGCGGTATTCTCTATTCTTCGTTCAAAAAGCATAGGGCTAAAAGGAAATTTAAGACCATTGCTGGAATTGGAATCGGGTAGCAACGACCCGATGGCATATTTCCTGACTATTGGTATTACATCTTTGCTCGTGCATAAAGGTACCTCTTTTGCTTTATTAATTCCAATGTTCTTTCAACAAATGATTATTGGCGCAATTGCGGGTTACTTATTGGGTAAGGCAATGATATGGATGCTTAATAAGATAAATCTTGACCATGACGGGCTTTATCCCGTCCTGACGCTTGCTCTCATATTTTTTACTTATGGCATTACTACTTTTTTCAATGGCAATGGTTTTCTTGCTGTTTACCTCTCAGCAATTATTCTTGGCAATGAAAATTTTATTCACAAAAAAAGCATTATACGGTTTTATGACGGGCAGGCATGGATGATGCAAATTGTGATGTTCCTTGCTCTTGGTTTGCTTGTGTTTCCAAAACAAATGTTGCCTTTCATTGGAACAGGAAGTGTCATTGCTCTTTTTCTGATGTTTGTAGCAAGACCACTTGCCGTATTTCTTTGTCTTTTATTTTTTAAAATGAGAAACAGGGAACGCTTGCTTATCTCGTGGGTTGGGTTAAGAGGTGCAGTTCCTATTGTATTTGCCACTTATCCACTCATTCAAGGTGTTGAAAAATCAGAAATGATATTCAATATTGTTTTTTTTATCGTGCTGTCCTCTGTAATGCTACAAGGAACAACCATTCCGATTGTTGCAAAGTGGCTTTATTTATTTAAACCTGTAAAATTCAAAACCCGTTATCCGCTGGAACTGGAACTATCGGACAATTTTAAAAATGAACTTTTTGAAGTAGAAATAAAAGAGAATTCAAACGCAATCGGCAGACAAATTTTTCAACTCAAATTTCCGAAAACATCACTTATTGTATTGATTAACCGTAGTGACAAATATATTACACCAAGCGGGACAACTACCATAGTACAGGGCGACAAATTATTGATTATGTCGGACAACAAAAAAGACAAGGATGAGATTGAACAAGTAATTCTTAACTACACAGAAACACCATCAAACTAA